The following proteins are encoded in a genomic region of Oncorhynchus gorbuscha isolate QuinsamMale2020 ecotype Even-year linkage group LG11, OgorEven_v1.0, whole genome shotgun sequence:
- the LOC124048715 gene encoding dematin-like: protein MQKVEGRPAPGSISSSLRGPSAPGSPSIMARVNDEVVEYRDLAALPRDKSILQVERPDLMTYQPHLTFSPLDAPRTPRRERSLSPSSISPPPSPELKEYREGGGSPGGSTLQLRKTATPVQQHFHTPDNGANIYKKLPNFKQEVSKHHVMASIIQSSMFPAAQKPDPNLPSKIETEYWPCPPSLATMEIEWRRKKEEEEEGKDEFEDLTDDAKTLQEQELHKIKSNLGRLILKEEKEEKEKALLGIGRRKTQSLPDRTHMHTSSSLKSSSRSGLTRMQSAEFAIEGDQGRAENGEAPRERMDRGNSLPSMLEQTIYPYEMLIVTHRGRRKLPPGVDRTRLERHLSPEDFERLFGMPIAEFDRLSLWKRNNLKKNVQLF from the exons ATGcagaag GTGGAGGGACGGCCAGCCCCGGGCAGCATATCCTCCTCCTTGCGGGGTCCAAGTGCTCCTGGCTCACCCAGCATcatg GCCCGTGTGAATGACGAAGTGGTGGAGTACAGGGATCTTGCTGCTCTGCCCAGAGATAAAAGTATTCTACAg GTGGAGAGACCAGATTTGATGACCTACCAACCCCACCTCACCTTCTCACCGCTAGACGCGCCGCGTACGCCCCgtagagag agatccctctctccttcctccatctctcctcctccctctcctgag ctgaaggagtatagagaggggggagggtcTCCAGGAGGCTCCACATTGCAGCTCCGAAAGACAGCCACCCCTGTACAGCAACACTTCCACACGCCAG ATAATGGTGCCAACATCTACAAGAAGCTGCCAAATTTTAAACAGG aGGTCAGCAAGCACCACGTGATGGCCAGCATCATCCAGTCGTCTATGTTCCCAGCAGCTCAGAAACCAGACCCCAACCTGCCCTCAAAGATAGAAACAGAGTACTGGCCTTGTCCTCCTTCACTGGCTACTATGG AGATcgagtggaggaggaagaaggaggaagaggaagaggggaaggatgAATTTGAAGACCTGACTGATGACGCCAAGACACTGCAGGAGCAGGAGCTCCACAAG ATCAAGTCTAACCTGGGCAGGCTGATcctgaaggaggagaaggaggagaaggagaaggctCTACTTGGCATTGGACGCAGGAAGACTCAGTCACTGCCAGACAGAACGCACATGCACACCA GTTCCTCCTTGAAGTCCTCCTCCCGCTCAGGTCTGaccagg ATGCAGTCAGCAGAGTTCGCTATAGAGGGGGATCAGGGCAGAGCAG agaatggaGAGGCACCGCGGGAAAGGATGGACAGAGGAAACTCACTGCCAAGTATGCTGGAACAGACG ATCTACCCATATGAAATGCTCATAGTCACCCATAGAGGGCGCCGCAAGCTTCCGCCGGGCGTGGACCGTACCAGGCTGGag AGACACCTTTCTCCTGAGGACTTTGAGCGTCTGTTCGGAATGCCCATTGCTGAGTTCGACCGCCTGTCGCTATGGAAACGAAATAATCTGAAGAAAAACGTTCAACTTTTCTAG